A section of the Flavobacterium sp. CG_23.5 genome encodes:
- a CDS encoding type IX secretion system membrane protein PorP/SprF, whose protein sequence is MKTKLFSFVLMFTAMVSFAQQDAQFTQYMYNTININPAYAGSRGVLSIFALHRTQWVGLDGAPVTNAVSVNTPLNGSNLGLGVSIVNDKIGPTHENTLSADLSYTIPTSETFKLSFGIKATANLFDLDVSRLNPADDDPSLHDYSNKFTPNIGAGIYLHSSKAYVGFSVPNFIESKRYDDNEVAIFKEKINYYLIAGYVFDLTNDIKFKPAMLTKMVVGAPLQVDVSANFMFSEKFVVGVAYRWSAALSAMVGFQVSDGLYIGYGYDHETTNLNRYNSGSHEIFLRYELFNNTNKIITPRFF, encoded by the coding sequence ATGAAAACAAAACTATTTTCATTCGTTTTGATGTTTACAGCCATGGTAAGTTTTGCGCAACAAGATGCTCAATTTACGCAATACATGTACAACACAATCAATATTAATCCCGCTTATGCAGGATCAAGAGGAGTTCTAAGTATTTTTGCCTTGCATCGCACGCAATGGGTCGGGCTAGACGGTGCACCAGTTACTAATGCGGTGTCCGTAAATACGCCACTAAACGGAAGTAATTTGGGATTGGGAGTTTCTATTGTCAATGATAAAATAGGACCAACTCACGAGAATACACTTTCCGCTGATTTGTCCTATACCATACCTACCTCAGAGACTTTTAAACTTTCTTTTGGTATTAAAGCGACCGCTAATCTGTTTGACTTAGATGTCTCAAGATTAAATCCAGCTGATGATGATCCTAGCTTACATGATTACAGTAATAAATTTACGCCCAATATTGGTGCGGGTATTTATCTGCATTCTTCTAAAGCTTATGTGGGTTTTTCAGTGCCTAACTTTATTGAATCAAAAAGATACGATGATAATGAAGTGGCTATTTTTAAAGAAAAAATCAACTATTATTTAATTGCCGGTTATGTATTTGATTTAACTAATGACATTAAATTCAAACCTGCAATGCTAACTAAAATGGTTGTTGGGGCTCCTCTTCAGGTAGATGTTTCCGCAAATTTCATGTTCAGTGAAAAGTTTGTTGTGGGAGTAGCTTACAGATGGAGCGCTGCATTAAGTGCTATGGTTGGTTTTCAAGTTTCAGATGGTTTGTATATAGGATACGGCTATGATCATGAAACTACTAATTTAAACCGTTATAATTCTGGTTCGCACGAGATTTTCTTGCGCTATGAATTATTCAATAACACCAATAAAATTATTACTCCGAGATTCTTTTAA
- a CDS encoding flagellar motor protein MotB: MRNTIIYITTSLSLISFKIYSQNEKFYVTNKINDKYAYIDVLKTYERVAEKGYKSADLFQKLGNSYYSYGELDKAAKWYGELFAMTSDLEPKYYNQYAQSLIFIGQKGKADEILEKLKQKLEAIDSKKNYKNKIKK, translated from the coding sequence ATGAGAAACACTATTATTTATATAACAACATCATTAAGTCTTATTTCATTTAAAATTTATTCCCAAAACGAAAAATTTTATGTAACCAATAAAATAAATGATAAATATGCCTACATCGATGTGTTAAAAACATATGAAAGGGTAGCTGAAAAAGGGTATAAATCCGCAGATCTGTTTCAAAAATTAGGTAATTCATACTACTCATATGGTGAACTGGACAAAGCCGCTAAATGGTATGGTGAATTATTTGCGATGACTAGTGATTTGGAACCCAAATATTATAATCAATATGCTCAGTCTTTAATTTTTATTGGTCAAAAGGGTAAAGCCGACGAAATATTAGAAAAATTAAAGCAAAAATTAGAAGCTATTGATTCTAAAAAAAATTATAAAAACAAAATTAAAAAATAA
- a CDS encoding gliding motility-associated C-terminal domain-containing protein, whose translation MKSTFTISTKLFYYFLVTFLSFSSGILAQTIGPGIAPVNTPSGGFSIDGTLKADTNTGDWVDGTGTGGFVLANSGAPLISGTTYHLFDPYNTSGDNIFGGGDKVGDNPNSWSWVTGTANDKTDMNNALIHLTTDVKGNVWVIFAADRLSNSGNAYVDFEFLQTAMTKTATGFQTLAPASTGGRTEGDFLLTVYFESGVAKFDIQRWEFNGSVWGYKTYFASLLPDSVYAAGNSTNVPVPFQAFGVNNYLENTFIESAVNLSAVLGKIDPCSSLIIKTVFVKSKTSISSSAAIKDFFEPLPIDNLTLGSADAGDDDTTCAGSSYMLQGVAIPSDGYTIISKTWTLISGSATITDSNDLHSLVNITGSSATFRLTVVTGPIVGSGAQCTVSDDVVITVNQPLTCSINGPNGPLCPSSSSNSYSAPVSATYAWSISGNGTIVGSTNSQSVTVTAGANCNETFTLSLTITGTNGCTSICTKTVNVLDDTKPTVTAPSTTDLECATDLPAAVTTIANFNALGGAAASDNCSNTANLVVTASTGLLIGTTCSGSITRTYTITDPCGNATSVSQVFTVTDNTKPTVTAPSTTDLECASDLPAAVTTIANFNALGGAAASDNCSTIANLVVTSSTGSLVGTTCSGSITRTYTITDSCGNATSVSQVFTVTDNTKLTVTAPSTTDLECASDLPAAVTTITNFNALGGAAASDNCSTTANLVVTSSTGSLVGTTCSGSITRTYTITDSCGNATSVSQVFTVTDNTKPTVTAPSTTDLECASDLPAAVTIIANFNALGGAAASDNCSNTANLVVTSSTGSLVGTTCSGSITRTYTITDSCGNATSVSQVFTVTDNIKPTVTAPSTTDLECASDLPAAVTTIANFNALGGAAASDNCSTTANLVVTSSTGSLVGTTCSGSITRTYTITDSCGNATSVSQVFTITDNTKPTVTAPSTTDLECASDLPEAVTTITNFNALGGAAASDNCSTTANLVVTSSTGSLVGTTCSGSITRTYTITDSCGNATSVSQVFTVTDNTKPTVTAPSTTDLECASDLPAAVTTIANFNALGGAAASDNCSNTANLVVTSSTGSLVGTTCSGSITRTYTITDSCGNATSVSQVFTVTDNTKPTVTAPSTTDLECASDLPAAVTTIANFNALGGAAASDNCSSTANLVVTSSTGSLVGTTCSGSITRTYTITDSCGNATSVSQVFTITDNTKPTVTAPSTTDLECASDLPAAVTTITNFNALGGATASDNCSTAANLVVTASTGSLVGTTCSGSITRTYTIKDSCGNATSVSQVFTVTDNTKPTVTAPSTTDLECASDLPAAVTTITNFNALGGAAASDNCSTTANLVVTSSTGSLVGTTCSGSITRTYTITDSCGNATSVNQVFTVTDNTKPVISTNASNKTVECDGLGNDAALQTWLNNHGGAAANDACSTITWSNNFSALSNGCGATGNASVTFIATDQCGNASQTTAVFTIEDKTPPTFTAPANITLSSDKNCFADLSTASTGTVTNIKDNCDSNPTATFTDGDCFGESDNQSINAGVGNYFPFTVSGFDGVLASAIEKVALAFETNQGKGRAEFTLVSPNGQAVILVGPYCTGGACDDATSNTKELYLPVFYPNSSGYPQWNNNNFVQDGVSQNFIPNGGTTSPNTISGITSYVSSFENLTGPMNGNWFIYSRKQASVNGSIDFKSVCLRPAVLCTNNKIIVRHWSVSDACSNAVKFDQIIQVIDTIKPTWITAENSLNVTVECSDVNGLATAQALFPIATDNCDSDVKDIQKVCGIFKPSEGCTNAGTYTNTWIVVDECGNTSSIFTQIITIQDTTPPTINTAASNTTVECNGDGNQNLIGDWLANNGGATASDTCSNVTWSNNFNALSNDCSAAVTVIFTAKDGCGNTASSSATFTVVDKTKPVAPQAPADVTVSCSTNVPVMPSLTAIDNCAGQITTAGIDVISERLCANSYVITRTWTFTDACSNSSSSVQTITVQDINAPVITELPAATTISCPATPEFTQATASDECGSAFELNFIDVSTNGACTGSYSVTRTWTAKDACGNSSTSSQTINVQDVTAPVIAALPTASTISCPAAPEFTQATATDECGSAFELTHIDTTVDGACTGSYSVTRTWTAKDACGNSSTSSQTINVQDVTAPVIAALPTASTISCPASPEFTQATATDECGSAFELNFIDVSTNGACAGTYSVTRTWTAKDDCGNTSTASQTINVQDVTGPVIAQLPTASTISCPATPEFAQATATDECGSAFELNFIDVSNNGACAGSYSVTRTWTAKDACGNTSTASQTINVQDVTGPVIVQLPTASTISCPATPEFAQATATDECGSAFELNFIDVSTNGACAGSYSVTRTWTAKDACGNSSTSSQTINVQDVTAPVIANLPSATTISCSATPEFTQAIATDECGSAFELTHVDTTVNGACAGSYSVTRTWTAKDACGNSSTSSQTINVQDTVAPVIAALPAASTISCSATPEFVQATAIDECGSEFLLTSTDAKTSGACVGSYSITRTWTAKDACGNTSTASQTINVQDLSGPVIAALPTDSTISCPATPEFAQATATDECGSDFTLTSTDAKTPGACAGTYSVTRTWTAKDACGNTSTASQTINVQDLSGPVIAQLPAASTISCPATPEFVQATAIDECGSVFELKFIDVTTNSACAGSYSVTRTWTAQDACGNTSTASQTINVQDVTGPTTVTPFSSTIDVSCDAIPARPEVVFVDNCSSVSPATFIENIINRTQDSYSIVRKWTVSDSCGNTSTITQIVNVSISNSLVTIPASACNNGEVTTIDLSSLLPVGTPANGSWTATNNSVTLQGSILTVFGLAKDDYVFEYKIEDANCPRSIKINMTIDESCKGIVLPCATVLVHNAFSPNGDGINENFIIDNINPTADCYPDNTVEIYNRWGVLVFETRNYNNETNNFNGISRGRTTISQSSGLPSGVYFYILNYTSKDNNGNLQTNKKDGYLYLTR comes from the coding sequence ATGAAATCAACTTTTACTATTTCAACAAAGCTGTTTTATTACTTTTTAGTAACTTTTTTAAGTTTCTCGTCAGGTATACTTGCCCAAACCATTGGCCCTGGTATTGCACCAGTTAATACACCAAGTGGAGGTTTTTCTATCGACGGAACACTTAAAGCCGACACAAATACTGGAGATTGGGTCGATGGAACCGGAACAGGCGGATTCGTGCTTGCAAATTCAGGAGCCCCTTTAATTTCAGGAACTACTTATCATCTCTTTGATCCCTATAACACTTCAGGTGACAACATTTTTGGAGGTGGCGATAAAGTAGGTGACAATCCAAATAGTTGGTCATGGGTTACTGGGACTGCGAATGACAAAACAGACATGAACAATGCTTTAATTCATCTAACAACTGATGTTAAGGGAAATGTATGGGTCATTTTTGCCGCTGATCGTTTAAGCAATAGCGGTAATGCCTATGTTGATTTTGAGTTTCTTCAAACTGCTATGACTAAAACTGCTACTGGTTTTCAAACTTTGGCGCCCGCCTCAACTGGTGGAAGAACTGAAGGTGATTTCTTGTTGACAGTATATTTTGAAAGCGGTGTTGCCAAATTTGACATTCAAAGATGGGAATTTAATGGAAGTGTATGGGGATACAAAACCTATTTTGCCTCACTTCTACCCGACTCCGTTTATGCTGCAGGAAATTCCACTAATGTTCCTGTACCGTTTCAAGCATTTGGAGTTAATAACTACTTAGAAAATACATTTATTGAATCTGCGGTAAATTTATCAGCGGTATTAGGTAAAATTGACCCATGTAGTAGTCTTATAATAAAAACAGTTTTTGTTAAATCTAAAACCTCAATATCATCATCCGCAGCTATTAAAGACTTTTTTGAGCCGCTTCCTATTGATAACCTCACCCTTGGAAGTGCTGATGCTGGAGATGACGATACTACATGTGCAGGGTCTTCATACATGCTTCAAGGAGTGGCTATTCCTAGTGATGGTTACACCATTATATCTAAAACATGGACTCTAATAAGTGGATCCGCTACTATTACAGATTCAAATGATCTGCATTCACTTGTAAACATAACCGGAAGTTCAGCTACATTTCGACTTACTGTAGTAACGGGACCTATAGTAGGTTCAGGAGCACAATGTACGGTATCTGACGACGTGGTTATTACAGTAAATCAACCTTTAACTTGTTCTATCAATGGTCCTAATGGTCCTTTATGTCCATCATCTTCTTCTAATAGTTATTCTGCGCCTGTCAGTGCTACATACGCATGGAGTATTTCAGGAAACGGAACAATAGTTGGAAGTACAAATTCTCAAAGCGTAACTGTAACTGCAGGCGCGAACTGCAATGAAACATTTACTTTATCATTAACAATTACTGGAACAAATGGTTGTACTTCTATCTGTACAAAAACAGTAAATGTTTTGGATGATACAAAACCAACTGTAACTGCACCATCAACAACAGATCTTGAATGTGCAACCGATTTACCTGCGGCTGTAACAACTATTGCGAACTTTAACGCACTTGGGGGTGCAGCAGCGAGTGATAATTGTTCCAATACAGCAAATCTAGTTGTTACCGCTTCAACAGGTTTGTTAATAGGTACTACTTGCAGCGGGTCAATCACAAGAACCTATACTATTACAGATCCTTGTGGTAATGCTACCAGCGTAAGCCAAGTGTTTACAGTAACTGATAACACTAAACCAACTGTAACTGCACCATCAACAACAGATCTTGAATGTGCAAGTGACTTACCTGCAGCTGTAACAACTATTGCGAACTTCAACGCACTTGGGGGTGCAGCGGCGAGTGATAATTGTTCCACTATAGCAAATCTAGTTGTTACCTCTTCAACAGGTTCGTTGGTAGGTACTACCTGCAGCGGGTCAATCACAAGAACCTATACTATTACAGATTCTTGTGGTAATGCTACCAGCGTGAGCCAAGTGTTCACTGTAACTGATAACACTAAACTAACTGTAACTGCACCATCAACAACAGATCTTGAATGTGCAAGTGACTTGCCTGCGGCTGTAACAACCATCACGAACTTCAACGCACTTGGGGGTGCGGCGGCGAGTGATAATTGTTCCACTACAGCAAATCTAGTTGTTACCTCTTCAACAGGTTCGTTGGTAGGTACTACTTGCAGTGGGTCAATCACCAGAACCTATACTATTACAGATTCTTGTGGTAATGCTACCAGCGTAAGCCAAGTGTTCACAGTAACTGATAACACTAAACCAACTGTAACTGCACCATCAACAACAGATCTTGAATGTGCAAGTGACTTGCCTGCGGCTGTAACAATTATTGCGAACTTCAACGCACTTGGGGGTGCAGCGGCGAGTGATAATTGTTCGAATACAGCAAATCTAGTTGTTACCTCTTCAACAGGTTCGTTGGTAGGTACTACCTGCAGTGGCTCAATCACCAGAACCTATACTATTACAGATTCTTGTGGTAATGCTACCAGCGTAAGCCAAGTGTTTACAGTAACCGATAACATTAAACCAACTGTGACTGCACCATCAACAACAGATCTTGAATGTGCAAGTGACTTACCTGCCGCTGTAACAACTATTGCGAACTTCAACGCACTTGGGGGTGCAGCGGCGAGTGATAATTGTTCCACTACAGCAAATCTAGTTGTTACCTCTTCAACAGGTTCGTTGGTAGGTACTACCTGCAGTGGGTCAATCACCAGAACCTATACTATTACAGATTCTTGTGGTAATGCTACCAGCGTAAGTCAAGTGTTCACTATAACTGATAACACTAAACCAACTGTAACTGCACCATCAACTACAGATCTTGAATGTGCAAGTGACTTACCTGAAGCTGTAACAACCATCACGAACTTCAATGCACTTGGGGGTGCGGCAGCGAGTGATAATTGTTCCACTACAGCAAATCTAGTTGTTACCTCTTCAACAGGATCCTTGGTAGGTACGACCTGCAGTGGGTCAATCACCAGAACCTATACCATTACAGATTCTTGTGGTAATGCTACCAGTGTAAGCCAAGTGTTCACAGTAACTGATAACACTAAACCAACTGTAACTGCACCATCAACAACAGATCTTGAATGTGCAAGTGACTTGCCTGCGGCTGTAACAACTATTGCGAACTTCAATGCACTTGGGGGTGCAGCAGCGAGTGATAATTGTTCGAATACAGCAAATCTAGTTGTTACCTCTTCAACAGGTTCGTTGGTAGGTACTACCTGCAGTGGGTCAATCACCAGAACCTATACTATTACAGATTCTTGTGGTAATGCTACCAGTGTAAGCCAAGTGTTCACAGTAACTGATAACACTAAACCAACTGTAACTGCACCATCAACAACAGATCTTGAATGTGCAAGTGACTTGCCTGCGGCTGTAACAACTATTGCGAACTTCAATGCACTTGGGGGTGCAGCAGCGAGTGATAATTGTTCGTCTACAGCAAATCTAGTTGTTACCTCTTCAACAGGTTCGTTGGTAGGTACTACTTGCAGCGGGTCAATTACCAGAACCTATACTATTACAGATTCTTGTGGTAATGCTACCAGCGTAAGCCAAGTGTTTACCATAACTGATAACACTAAACCAACTGTAACTGCTCCATCAACAACAGATCTTGAATGTGCAAGTGATTTACCAGCGGCTGTAACAACCATCACGAACTTCAACGCACTTGGGGGTGCAACAGCGAGTGATAATTGTTCCACTGCAGCAAATCTAGTTGTTACCGCTTCAACAGGTTCGTTGGTAGGTACTACTTGCAGTGGCTCAATCACTAGAACCTATACTATTAAAGATTCTTGTGGTAATGCTACCAGCGTGAGCCAAGTGTTCACTGTAACCGATAACACTAAACCAACTGTAACTGCACCATCAACAACAGATCTTGAATGTGCAAGTGACTTGCCTGCGGCTGTAACAACCATCACGAACTTCAACGCACTTGGGGGTGCAGCAGCGAGTGATAATTGTTCGACTACAGCAAATCTAGTTGTTACCTCTTCAACAGGTTCGTTGGTAGGTACTACCTGCAGTGGCTCAATCACAAGAACGTATACTATTACAGATTCTTGTGGTAATGCTACCAGCGTAAACCAAGTGTTCACCGTAACAGATAATACTAAACCTGTTATATCTACAAATGCATCTAACAAAACAGTAGAATGTGACGGTCTTGGAAATGACGCAGCATTGCAGACTTGGCTAAATAATCACGGAGGCGCTGCTGCAAATGATGCTTGCTCAACTATAACTTGGTCCAACAACTTTTCAGCATTAAGCAACGGTTGCGGGGCTACAGGAAATGCTTCGGTAACTTTTATTGCCACTGACCAATGTGGAAACGCTAGCCAAACTACTGCTGTTTTTACAATAGAAGATAAAACTCCGCCAACGTTTACAGCTCCAGCTAATATCACTCTCAGCAGTGATAAAAATTGTTTTGCTGATTTAAGTACTGCATCTACAGGCACAGTTACAAATATTAAAGATAATTGTGATTCTAATCCTACTGCAACTTTTACAGATGGTGATTGCTTTGGCGAGTCAGACAATCAATCAATTAACGCAGGAGTGGGTAATTATTTTCCCTTTACTGTTTCTGGATTTGATGGTGTTTTAGCAAGTGCCATTGAAAAAGTAGCTTTAGCTTTTGAAACGAACCAAGGAAAAGGAAGAGCCGAATTTACTCTAGTTTCGCCTAACGGTCAGGCAGTTATTTTAGTTGGTCCATATTGTACAGGAGGCGCTTGTGACGACGCAACATCCAATACTAAGGAATTATATTTACCTGTATTTTACCCAAACAGTTCTGGATATCCACAATGGAATAACAACAATTTTGTTCAAGATGGTGTAAGCCAAAACTTTATTCCAAATGGAGGAACTACTTCTCCAAATACTATTTCTGGAATAACATCATATGTCTCTAGTTTTGAAAATCTTACTGGCCCTATGAATGGTAATTGGTTTATTTATTCAAGAAAGCAAGCTAGTGTCAATGGTAGTATAGATTTCAAAAGTGTCTGCTTAAGACCTGCTGTTTTGTGCACAAATAATAAGATAATCGTAAGACATTGGTCTGTAAGCGACGCTTGCAGCAATGCTGTTAAATTTGATCAGATAATTCAAGTAATTGATACAATTAAACCTACTTGGATTACAGCAGAAAACTCATTAAACGTTACTGTCGAATGTAGTGATGTTAATGGATTAGCAACGGCTCAAGCTTTATTTCCGATAGCTACTGACAATTGCGATTCAGATGTTAAAGATATCCAAAAAGTGTGCGGTATATTTAAACCATCCGAAGGATGTACTAATGCAGGAACGTATACCAATACTTGGATTGTAGTAGATGAATGTGGTAACACTTCTTCAATATTTACTCAGATAATTACTATTCAAGATACAACTCCTCCTACAATTAACACAGCCGCTTCAAACACGACTGTCGAGTGTAATGGAGATGGGAATCAAAATTTAATAGGTGATTGGTTAGCTAATAATGGAGGCGCAACTGCTTCCGACACTTGTTCAAACGTAACTTGGTCTAATAACTTTAATGCCCTTTCAAATGATTGTTCGGCTGCAGTGACAGTTATATTTACTGCAAAAGATGGATGTGGAAATACTGCATCAAGTTCAGCTACATTTACTGTAGTAGATAAAACTAAACCTGTAGCTCCTCAAGCTCCTGCTGATGTGACTGTATCTTGTAGTACGAATGTACCTGTCATGCCTTCGCTTACAGCGATTGATAATTGTGCCGGTCAAATTACGACTGCAGGAATAGATGTTATATCAGAACGTCTGTGTGCTAACTCGTACGTTATCACTCGAACTTGGACATTTACTGATGCTTGCAGCAATTCTTCTTCTTCGGTGCAAACTATTACCGTTCAAGATATAAATGCTCCAGTAATTACTGAACTGCCAGCAGCTACAACAATCTCTTGTCCTGCAACGCCTGAGTTTACTCAAGCAACGGCATCTGACGAATGTGGTTCTGCTTTCGAATTGAACTTCATAGACGTAAGTACTAATGGCGCTTGTACTGGTTCCTATTCTGTTACCAGAACCTGGACCGCTAAAGATGCTTGTGGAAATTCATCTACTTCGTCTCAAACCATCAATGTTCAAGATGTAACTGCTCCAGTAATTGCCGCTTTACCAACTGCTTCAACGATTTCTTGTCCTGCAGCGCCTGAGTTTACTCAAGCAACGGCAACTGACGAATGTGGTTCTGCTTTCGAATTAACTCATATCGATACGACAGTCGATGGTGCTTGTACCGGTTCCTATTCTGTTACCAGAACCTGGACCGCTAAAGATGCTTGTGGAAATTCATCTACTTCGTCTCAAACCATCAATGTTCAAGATGTAACTGCTCCAGTAATTGCCGCTTTACCAACTGCTTCAACGATTTCTTGTCCTGCATCGCCTGAGTTTACTCAAGCAACGGCAACTGACGAATGTGGTTCTGCTTTCGAATTGAACTTCATAGACGTAAGTACTAATGGTGCTTGCGCCGGAACTTATTCTGTAACCAGAACTTGGACCGCTAAAGATGACTGTGGAAATACTTCTACGGCTTCACAAACCATTAACGTTCAAGATGTAACTGGTCCTGTGATTGCTCAATTACCAACAGCCTCAACAATCTCTTGCCCTGCAACACCTGAGTTTGCTCAAGCAACTGCAACAGATGAATGTGGTTCTGCTTTTGAATTGAACTTCATAGACGTAAGTAATAATGGTGCTTGTGCCGGTTCCTATTCTGTTACCAGAACTTGGACGGCTAAAGATGCTTGTGGAAATACTTCAACAGCTTCACAAACCATTAACGTTCAAGATGTAACTGGTCCTGTGATTGTTCAATTACCAACAGCCTCAACAATCTCTTGCCCTGCAACACCTGAGTTTGCTCAAGCAACTGCAACAGATGAATGTGGTTCTGCTTTTGAATTGAACTTCATAGACGTAAGTACTAATGGTGCTTGTGCCGGTTCCTATTCTGTTACCAGAACCTGGACCGCTAAAGATGCTTGTGGAAATTCATCTACTTCGTCTCAAACCATCAATGTTCAAGATGTAACTGCTCCAGTAATTGCTAATTTACCGTCAGCTACAACAATCTCTTGTTCTGCAACGCCTGAGTTTACTCAAGCAATTGCAACTGACGAATGTGGTTCTGCTTTCGAATTGACTCATGTCGATACGACTGTCAATGGTGCTTGTGCCGGTTCCTATTCTGTTACCAGAACTTGGACCGCTAAAGATGCTTGTGGAAATTCATCTACTTCGTCTCAAACCATCAATGTTCAAGATACAGTTGCTCCAGTTATTGCTGCTTTACCAGCTGCTTCAACCATTTCTTGTTCTGCAACTCCTGAATTTGTTCAAGCAACGGCAATTGATGAATGTGGCTCTGAATTTTTATTGACTTCAACGGATGCTAAAACTTCAGGTGCTTGTGTTGGTTCCTATTCTATAACTAGAACTTGGACCGCTAAAGATGCTTGTGGAAATACTTCAACAGCTTCACAAACCATTAACGTTCAAGATCTTTCTGGTCCTGTGATTGCCGCTTTACCAACAGATTCAACGATTTCATGCCCTGCAACACCTGAGTTTGCTCAAGCAACTGCAACTGATGAATGTGGCTCTGATTTTACGTTGACGTCAACGGATGCAAAAACTCCAGGGGCTTGCGCAGGTACTTATTCTGTAACAAGAACTTGGACGGCTAAAGATGCTTGTGGAAATACTTCAACAGCTTCACAAACCATTAACGTTCAAGATCTTTCTGGTCCTGTGATTGCTCAATTACCGGCTGCGTCAACAATCTCTTGCCCAGCAACACCTGAATTTGTTCAAGCAACGGCAATTGATGAATGTGGCTCAGTTTTCGAATTGAAATTCATAGATGTAACTACTAATAGTGCTTGCGCCGGTTCCTATTCTGTAACAAGAACTTGGACCGCTCAAGATGCCTGTGGAAATACTTCTACTGCCTCACAAACTATTAATGTTCAAGATGTAACTGGTCCGACAACTGTAACTCCATTTAGCTCAACTATAGACGTGAGTTGTGATGCGATTCCTGCAAGACCTGAAGTCGTGTTCGTTGACAATTGTTCATCTGTTTCACCTGCTACATTTATAGAAAACATTATAAATAGAACTCAAGATTCCTATTCAATTGTGAGAAAATGGACTGTATCAGATTCTTGTGGAAACACATCCACAATTACCCAAATTGTTAATGTTTCGATTTCAAATAGTCTAGTAACAATTCCCGCTTCTGCTTGTAATAATGGGGAAGTGACAACGATTGATCTATCTAGTCTTTTACCTGTAGGAACTCCTGCAAACGGAAGCTGGACAGCGACAAATAATTCAGTAACCCTACAAGGAAGTATACTTACTGTTTTTGGTCTTGCTAAAGATGATTATGTTTTCGAATACAAAATTGAAGATGCAAATTGTCCTAGAAGCATTAAGATAAATATGACGATAGATGAATCCTGCAAAGGTATAGTTTTGCCTTGTGCTACGGTATTGGTTCATAATGCCTTCTCTCCAAATGGAGATGGAATTAATGAAAATTTCATAATCGACAATATTAATCCTACCGCCGATTGTTATCCGGATAATACGGTCGAAATTTACAATCGTTGGGGAGTATTGGTTTTTGAAACTCGAAACTATAACAACGAAACTAATAATTTCAATGGAATTTCAAGAGGAAGAACAACCATTAGTCAGTCTTCTGGCTTACCTAGTGGCGTTTACTTCTATATTCTGAATTATACCTCTAAAGACAATAATGGTAACCTTCAGACGAATAAAAAAGACGGGTATTTATACCTAACTAGATAA